The Hyphococcus flavus genome contains a region encoding:
- a CDS encoding enoyl-CoA hydratase, with the protein MAYECILTETDGNVGIITLNRPDALNAFNKQLMDEVTEAVKAFEADDAIGCMVLTGSEKAFAAGADIKEMASKDYIDVMREEFITANWEEVTRTRKPVIAAVAGYALGGGCELALMCDFIIAGDNAKFGQPEISIGAMPGAGGTQRLARFIGKSKAMEMCLTGRMMDAEEAERCGLVSRIVPKGELREEAIRVAKQIAGFSRPITLLTKEAVNRAYETTLSEGVRFERRVFHSVYAFDDQKEGMAAFLEKRKPVFKNK; encoded by the coding sequence ATGGCTTACGAATGCATTCTTACTGAAACTGACGGCAATGTCGGCATCATTACATTAAACAGGCCAGATGCGCTCAACGCGTTTAACAAACAGCTCATGGACGAAGTCACCGAAGCGGTGAAAGCGTTCGAAGCGGATGATGCGATTGGCTGCATGGTGCTGACCGGATCGGAAAAGGCGTTCGCCGCTGGCGCCGACATCAAGGAAATGGCGTCCAAAGATTATATCGACGTCATGCGTGAAGAATTCATCACTGCAAATTGGGAAGAAGTGACCCGCACGCGCAAGCCGGTGATTGCTGCTGTCGCTGGTTATGCTCTTGGCGGCGGCTGCGAACTTGCCCTGATGTGCGACTTCATCATCGCCGGCGACAATGCAAAGTTTGGTCAGCCGGAAATTTCCATCGGCGCTATGCCAGGCGCCGGGGGCACGCAGCGACTGGCGCGTTTTATCGGCAAGTCCAAGGCTATGGAAATGTGCTTGACCGGCCGCATGATGGACGCGGAAGAAGCTGAACGCTGCGGCCTTGTCAGCCGGATCGTGCCTAAAGGCGAACTCCGTGAAGAAGCAATTCGCGTTGCAAAACAGATCGCCGGTTTTTCCCGCCCGATCACGTTGTTGACCAAAGAAGCCGTCAACCGCGCCTATGAAACGACGCTGTCTGAAGGCGTCAGATTTGAACGGCGCGTATTCCATTCGGTCTATGCATTTGATGACCAAAAAGAGGGGATGGCCGCTTTCCTCGAAAAACGTAAACCGGTTTTCAAAAACAAATAA
- a CDS encoding bifunctional 2-methylcitrate synthase/citrate synthase, with product MTDTDIKYGLAGVVTDDTAVSKVMPETNSLTYRGYAVQDLATQCRFEETAYLIWNGELPSQSQLDEFKAMERAQRGISKDLIDVMRKFPKGAHPMATLRTAVSFLGLEDKEIEDHATDKLYERAISMYAKIPEIVAADYRLRNGKEPIAPMKDLGFSENFFHMCFGEVPAPETVKCFDISMTLYAEHSFNASTFTARVIASSLSGIYSAVTGAIGSLKGPLHGGANEAVMHMLKEVGTAENAKAWMLDALATKKKIMGFGHRVYRSGDSRVPTMTDAYKKMVDIIGTDEAKMYWEMSKTLDETMVSEKGIYPNLDFPAGPAYYLMGFEIPMFTPIFVMSRITGWTAHIMEQLGDNKLIRPLSNYTGPAQRDVTPINAR from the coding sequence ATGACGGATACGGATATCAAATACGGCCTGGCTGGCGTGGTGACCGACGACACAGCGGTGTCAAAAGTGATGCCGGAGACGAATTCGCTCACCTATCGCGGATACGCGGTGCAGGATCTGGCGACGCAGTGCCGGTTTGAAGAAACGGCTTATCTGATCTGGAATGGTGAACTGCCATCGCAGAGCCAGCTTGATGAATTCAAGGCAATGGAACGCGCACAGCGGGGCATTTCCAAGGACCTCATCGACGTCATGCGCAAATTCCCCAAAGGCGCGCACCCGATGGCGACCTTGCGTACAGCCGTCAGCTTTCTCGGCCTGGAAGATAAAGAGATTGAAGATCACGCTACGGACAAGCTCTATGAGCGTGCTATCAGCATGTATGCAAAAATCCCGGAAATTGTTGCTGCCGATTATCGTCTGCGCAATGGTAAAGAACCAATTGCGCCAATGAAAGACCTCGGCTTCTCCGAAAACTTCTTCCACATGTGTTTCGGCGAGGTGCCGGCGCCTGAAACCGTAAAGTGCTTCGACATTTCAATGACGCTTTATGCGGAACATTCGTTTAATGCGTCGACATTTACAGCGCGCGTCATCGCCTCGTCACTCTCCGGCATTTATTCCGCCGTAACTGGCGCCATCGGTTCGCTCAAAGGCCCGCTTCATGGCGGCGCTAACGAGGCGGTCATGCACATGCTGAAAGAAGTCGGCACGGCGGAAAACGCCAAGGCGTGGATGCTCGATGCGCTTGCGACCAAGAAAAAAATCATGGGCTTTGGTCACCGGGTTTACCGTTCCGGCGACAGCCGCGTGCCGACCATGACGGATGCTTACAAAAAGATGGTCGACATCATTGGCACTGATGAAGCGAAGATGTATTGGGAAATGAGTAAAACTCTTGATGAGACCATGGTGTCTGAAAAGGGCATTTATCCTAATCTCGATTTCCCGGCAGGTCCGGCGTATTACCTGATGGGTTTTGAGATCCCCATGTTCACGCCGATTTTCGTGATGAGCCGGATTACCGGTTGGACCGCCCATATCATGGAACAGCTCGGCGATAACAAGTTGATCCGGCCGCTTTCTAACTATACAGGTCCTGCCCAGCGCGATGTGACGCCTATTAACGCGCGATAG
- a CDS encoding tetratricopeptide repeat protein: MATSNSPTLNQGVRRQHSMLARGSVIAKYALRRFLGRAGYKRVATRNWTASGAAVGALGLTADLMEVFGSVVEIGLAIAAMAAAVFGFIILKRFRFCASFAAPFIFAAMTTLFLGGVVVAKGLVSAPEDQGLVATIFSRLDQIDETTRRIEMTVNKTAEDVQSTKESIKSLEAQIDQVLRERLPANADINPATREAFEAALRDLVTSSNARKQDAVTSLLSGDADEAARRLEAIAEDQTRSAAATASEAAKTWIEIAALKYISEPEGAMDALTRAVALEPANKKAKVMLAGLAYQFGDLQQAFDLTLELVGGEGEIPVWERRDGQLGIRLAKPPTDIDDPEERRRIVRQIEREEEFVVASALVLHAQLYFQSNDTDTAVKLLDRAERFTRHDRFPALARAIELSKLGYQQRTQSELESAFENWRAITEGTSATGSERAGAFAQMAIISGRRGEEDEARRYFLEARAYYREMDDALGEAALNRAVGAGIYSGGDRELGCGYLRDAKEQYLASGGDKWADQLNVVIALGCNAGSP, translated from the coding sequence ATGGCGACCAGCAATAGTCCAACTCTGAACCAAGGCGTTCGCCGTCAGCACTCCATGCTTGCTCGTGGCTCCGTCATCGCAAAATACGCCTTGCGCCGCTTTTTGGGCCGGGCCGGATACAAGCGCGTGGCGACCCGCAACTGGACGGCGAGCGGCGCTGCTGTCGGCGCGCTCGGTCTGACGGCGGACCTTATGGAGGTTTTTGGCTCCGTTGTTGAAATCGGGCTGGCGATCGCCGCCATGGCCGCCGCCGTTTTCGGTTTCATCATCCTGAAGCGTTTTCGTTTCTGCGCATCGTTTGCGGCGCCCTTTATCTTCGCCGCCATGACAACGCTTTTCCTTGGCGGTGTCGTCGTCGCAAAGGGGCTTGTCTCGGCACCTGAAGATCAGGGCTTGGTTGCGACCATTTTCAGCCGGCTCGATCAGATCGACGAAACAACCCGACGCATAGAGATGACTGTGAACAAGACGGCGGAAGATGTTCAGTCAACTAAGGAGTCGATAAAATCCCTTGAGGCGCAGATTGATCAGGTGTTGCGCGAACGGCTGCCCGCGAATGCCGATATTAATCCGGCGACCCGCGAAGCATTTGAAGCGGCGTTGCGCGATCTCGTGACGTCGAGCAACGCCAGAAAACAGGACGCCGTGACGTCACTCCTCAGCGGCGATGCCGATGAAGCCGCGCGGCGTCTTGAGGCGATTGCGGAGGACCAGACCCGGTCGGCCGCCGCTACCGCAAGCGAAGCCGCGAAAACCTGGATCGAGATCGCCGCGCTGAAATATATCAGCGAGCCGGAAGGCGCGATGGATGCGCTGACGCGCGCTGTGGCGCTGGAACCCGCGAACAAGAAAGCCAAAGTCATGCTGGCGGGGCTTGCCTATCAGTTTGGTGATTTGCAGCAGGCGTTCGATCTTACCCTCGAGCTCGTCGGGGGCGAGGGCGAGATTCCCGTGTGGGAGCGCAGAGATGGTCAGTTGGGCATTCGTCTCGCAAAGCCGCCAACGGATATTGATGACCCGGAGGAGCGCCGGCGCATAGTGCGCCAGATTGAGCGTGAGGAAGAATTCGTCGTGGCGAGCGCACTCGTCCTTCATGCGCAACTTTATTTCCAGAGCAACGACACGGATACGGCCGTGAAGTTGCTCGACCGGGCCGAGCGCTTCACACGGCATGACCGGTTTCCAGCGCTCGCTCGTGCGATTGAGTTGTCGAAGCTTGGCTACCAACAGCGCACGCAGAGCGAACTTGAAAGCGCATTTGAGAACTGGCGCGCCATCACGGAAGGCACGAGCGCGACTGGCAGCGAACGAGCCGGGGCGTTCGCTCAAATGGCGATCATCAGCGGGCGTCGCGGTGAAGAAGACGAAGCGCGGCGTTACTTCCTCGAAGCGCGCGCCTATTACAGAGAGATGGACGATGCGCTAGGGGAGGCCGCGCTAAACAGGGCCGTCGGCGCCGGCATTTATTCCGGCGGCGACCGGGAGCTGGGCTGCGGCTATCTCCGCGATGCGAAAGAACAATACCTTGCATCAGGCGGCGATAAATGGGCAGACCAGCTCAACGTTGTCATTGCATTGGGCTGTAATGCGGGTTCGCCGTAG
- a CDS encoding nuclear transport factor 2 family protein — MINPPQDEVEVVVMHTETLTRWHEMVAARDLSKVGEITREDVVFRSPVAHTPYHGRDALSLALNTVLNVFEGFTYHREFATNDGKDVVLEFSAHVGGKQLKGADFIKFDDDGMIAEFEVMIRPASGLMALGQAMGERIGGELPKYKAT, encoded by the coding sequence ATGATCAATCCTCCTCAGGATGAGGTAGAGGTTGTAGTGATGCACACAGAAACACTGACCCGCTGGCACGAGATGGTCGCCGCCCGTGACCTCTCAAAAGTCGGTGAGATCACGCGCGAAGACGTGGTGTTCCGTTCGCCTGTGGCGCATACGCCCTATCATGGGCGTGATGCGTTATCGCTGGCATTGAACACAGTCTTGAACGTGTTTGAAGGTTTCACCTATCACCGCGAATTCGCTACTAACGATGGCAAGGATGTCGTGCTGGAGTTCAGCGCCCATGTGGGCGGTAAACAATTGAAAGGCGCTGACTTCATCAAGTTCGATGACGATGGAATGATCGCCGAGTTCGAAGTGATGATCCGTCCGGCCTCCGGCCTGATGGCGCTTGGGCAGGCTATGGGCGAGCGCATTGGCGGCGAGCTGCCAAAATACAAGGCGACATGA
- a CDS encoding ATP-binding protein — translation MTPPSKSAKKSPFSRKGAAAPTAEAFDMAFQDKPRVGSVVSVTGSHALVMLDEDKPGDDRASRPQLGAIMSVDAGASIVLGLVSAMSNPAPSLDPSVPDMRIIEIELIGEFTKPTINAPARFKRGVSSYPTLGDNVHVATRDELTALFSVNGAASVRVGVVKQDAQIPATVNVDEIFSRHCAILGTTGAGKSCAVALLLRAVLQRFPHAHIVILDPHNEYGKSFDGRTVVFDPQSFSLPYWMLTFDELVEVLYPGRSRDSEEIEILADLLPAAKKMNLGAAGRGGRLRTDSTAITVDTPIPYRISELLGLIDKALGGLDGARNGAPYKRLRSRIYTISQDARYAFMFGGLTVQDTLKSMLSDLFRIPADGQPISVIELGGLPADVVQVVVSVVSRLAFEFGLWSKGAAPIALVCEDAHRYAPADPNEGFAPTRRSLIRIAKEGRKTGVSLWVASQRPTELDPTILSQCNTIFAMRLANQADQEALRAAVPDASTSLLSCLPSLGLGEAIAVGEGVPMPTRIRFDALPGNAVPRSLTACFTDGWSVEIEDNSFIDRIVEQWRAQRMLTPDLE, via the coding sequence ATGACGCCGCCTAGCAAGAGCGCAAAAAAATCACCCTTCTCACGGAAGGGGGCTGCGGCGCCAACCGCTGAAGCATTTGACATGGCGTTTCAGGATAAGCCCCGTGTCGGTTCGGTGGTATCTGTCACCGGTTCCCACGCGCTGGTCATGCTGGATGAAGACAAGCCGGGCGATGATCGCGCGTCACGGCCGCAGCTCGGCGCAATCATGAGCGTCGACGCCGGCGCATCAATTGTACTGGGTCTCGTCTCCGCCATGAGCAACCCGGCGCCAAGCCTCGACCCGTCCGTTCCTGATATGCGGATTATTGAAATCGAACTGATCGGCGAGTTCACCAAGCCGACAATCAACGCTCCGGCGCGGTTTAAAAGAGGTGTCTCATCTTACCCGACACTTGGCGACAATGTGCATGTGGCGACGCGCGACGAATTGACGGCGCTTTTCTCTGTAAATGGGGCCGCCAGCGTGCGCGTGGGTGTTGTGAAGCAGGATGCGCAAATCCCGGCGACGGTGAATGTGGATGAAATCTTCTCCCGCCACTGCGCCATACTGGGCACTACAGGCGCCGGCAAATCCTGTGCCGTCGCCTTGCTGCTTCGTGCTGTCCTGCAGCGCTTTCCTCACGCTCATATCGTCATACTCGATCCGCATAATGAATATGGGAAAAGTTTCGATGGTCGCACCGTTGTGTTCGATCCGCAGAGTTTTTCATTACCTTATTGGATGCTGACATTCGATGAACTTGTGGAGGTGTTGTATCCTGGCCGCTCGCGCGATTCAGAAGAAATCGAAATTCTCGCCGATCTGTTGCCTGCAGCGAAGAAAATGAATCTTGGCGCTGCCGGGCGTGGCGGACGCCTGCGTACGGACTCAACAGCGATCACGGTCGATACGCCAATCCCTTACCGGATTTCAGAACTACTCGGCCTGATTGATAAAGCGCTTGGCGGGCTTGATGGCGCCCGCAATGGCGCGCCTTACAAACGCCTGCGCAGCCGTATTTACACGATCAGTCAGGATGCTCGCTACGCGTTCATGTTCGGCGGGCTGACAGTTCAGGATACGCTAAAGTCTATGCTGAGCGATTTGTTTCGGATCCCGGCGGACGGGCAACCGATCAGCGTAATTGAGCTTGGCGGTTTACCGGCAGACGTGGTGCAGGTTGTTGTTTCAGTGGTGTCGCGCCTGGCGTTTGAATTCGGTTTATGGAGCAAGGGCGCCGCGCCCATCGCGCTTGTTTGTGAAGATGCGCACCGTTACGCACCCGCCGACCCGAACGAAGGCTTTGCGCCGACGCGCCGTTCGCTCATCCGTATTGCGAAAGAGGGCCGCAAGACCGGCGTTTCGCTATGGGTCGCGTCGCAACGCCCAACGGAGCTTGACCCAACGATCCTTTCCCAATGCAATACCATCTTCGCCATGCGTCTTGCGAATCAGGCCGATCAGGAGGCGTTGCGCGCCGCCGTGCCTGACGCATCGACTAGCCTTTTAAGCTGCCTGCCGTCGCTAGGTTTGGGCGAAGCCATCGCCGTGGGTGAAGGCGTACCGATGCCGACGCGTATTCGCTTCGATGCGCTGCCAGGTAATGCGGTGCCGCGCAGCCTCACCGCGTGTTTCACCGACGGCTGGTCGGTCGAAATCGAGGACAACAGCTTCATCGACCGCATTGTCGAACAATGGCGCGCCCAGAGGATGCTGACGCCTGATTTAGAGTAG
- a CDS encoding cation:proton antiporter, giving the protein MDNLVLAFAIIGALGIGAQWLAWRLNFPAIVLMAIAGVLAGPVLQIFSAPDAAPGTPPMEALFGEFYRPIIAVAVAVILFEGGLQLNFSELRGLTRGVRRLVFPGVPIAWFLGAATTYLIAGLSWQVSLLFGGIMVVTGPTVIIPLLRQSKLNPRPATLLKWEGIVNDPIGALLAVVVYEFLVIGEHGGTSGEIISSLILAALLAGGLGYAFGKFVTATFRRGLVPEYLKPPVLLTLVLICFELANLLQHEAGLLSVTAMGVTLANAKIASINELRLFKENITVLLVSGVFVILTANLTVQSIGALDWSIFWFLAAMLFVVRPLTVFISTIGSGLPWKERLLVAWIAPRGIVAVAVSSFFGASLMAEGYMDGGKLIPLAFGMVFATVVLHGFTITPLAKWLGLASRERPGVLIVGASPFSAALAAKLKEMEVPVMVADTSWRRLKPARLASVETYYGEILSEVTEHHLDLNRYGYLLALGGNESHNALVATDLAPELGRAAIYQVNARGKEEDDRKALSYTLQGRTFLHSGAALDELLRRHYSGWIFQRTKLSEEYPPEQYKKDLGAEHEIVLLIRKGVITFASREVPVKPEIGDTVLAYIPKPPDKKPAEKSKADGEKPKETGEAKTESSSV; this is encoded by the coding sequence ATGGATAATCTCGTACTTGCCTTCGCCATTATCGGCGCGCTCGGAATCGGCGCGCAATGGCTGGCGTGGCGTTTGAACTTTCCCGCTATCGTGCTGATGGCGATTGCGGGCGTTCTTGCGGGACCGGTCCTGCAAATTTTCTCCGCGCCTGATGCCGCGCCCGGCACGCCGCCTATGGAGGCGTTGTTCGGCGAGTTCTACCGCCCGATTATCGCCGTCGCAGTTGCTGTTATTCTTTTTGAAGGCGGACTGCAGCTTAATTTTTCCGAACTGCGCGGACTGACGCGGGGTGTGAGGCGGCTGGTGTTTCCCGGCGTGCCTATTGCCTGGTTTCTAGGTGCTGCGACGACCTATCTGATCGCCGGCCTGTCATGGCAGGTATCCCTTTTGTTTGGCGGGATCATGGTTGTGACCGGACCGACAGTGATCATTCCACTGTTGCGGCAATCAAAACTGAATCCGCGCCCGGCGACCCTGTTGAAGTGGGAAGGGATTGTTAACGACCCAATCGGCGCGCTCCTCGCAGTCGTCGTTTACGAGTTTCTGGTGATTGGCGAACATGGCGGCACCTCCGGAGAAATTATCAGCTCACTCATTCTGGCGGCGCTTTTGGCGGGCGGGCTTGGTTATGCGTTCGGCAAGTTTGTGACTGCTACTTTCCGGCGCGGTCTGGTGCCGGAATACTTAAAGCCGCCGGTGTTGCTGACGCTTGTGTTGATATGTTTCGAGCTTGCCAACTTGTTGCAACACGAAGCTGGCTTGCTGTCTGTAACTGCCATGGGTGTCACGCTTGCCAACGCGAAAATCGCCAGCATCAACGAACTAAGATTATTCAAGGAGAACATTACTGTTCTTCTTGTGTCGGGCGTGTTTGTTATTCTGACGGCCAACCTGACGGTTCAGTCTATCGGCGCGCTCGATTGGTCGATCTTCTGGTTCCTGGCCGCGATGCTGTTTGTCGTGCGTCCACTGACGGTTTTCATCTCGACTATAGGTTCCGGACTTCCATGGAAGGAACGATTGCTGGTCGCATGGATTGCGCCGCGCGGTATCGTCGCCGTTGCAGTGTCGAGTTTTTTCGGCGCGTCGCTTATGGCCGAAGGATATATGGATGGCGGCAAGCTCATCCCGCTTGCGTTTGGCATGGTGTTCGCCACCGTCGTGCTGCATGGATTTACGATTACGCCGCTGGCGAAGTGGCTGGGGCTGGCGTCGCGTGAACGTCCTGGCGTACTTATAGTCGGCGCGTCGCCATTTTCAGCCGCGCTTGCCGCAAAACTGAAAGAAATGGAAGTGCCGGTAATGGTCGCTGACACAAGCTGGCGGCGATTGAAACCCGCACGACTCGCCAGTGTCGAAACCTACTACGGTGAGATATTGTCGGAGGTGACGGAACATCATCTCGACCTCAATCGGTACGGTTATCTGCTGGCGCTAGGCGGCAACGAATCTCACAATGCGCTAGTGGCGACAGACCTTGCCCCGGAACTTGGGCGCGCTGCGATCTATCAGGTCAATGCGCGCGGCAAGGAAGAAGATGACCGCAAGGCGTTATCTTATACCTTGCAGGGCCGCACATTCCTCCATTCAGGTGCTGCGCTGGACGAGCTTCTGCGCCGTCATTACAGCGGATGGATTTTTCAACGAACGAAGCTATCAGAAGAGTATCCGCCGGAACAATATAAAAAAGATCTCGGTGCCGAGCATGAAATTGTGTTGCTGATCAGGAAAGGCGTGATTACGTTTGCTTCCCGGGAAGTTCCAGTGAAGCCTGAAATCGGTGACACGGTGCTGGCTTATATTCCGAAGCCGCCGGACAAAAAGCCCGCAGAAAAATCAAAAGCAGACGGTGAAAAGCCGAAGGAAACTGGCGAAGCGAAGACCGAAAGCTCGAGTGTTTAA
- a CDS encoding nuclear transport factor 2 family protein, with translation MKMRLLVSVLAFFASVACSSPSDSTQYNPLDREAALEEINAVRAQFEKVIADGDMAALGALVYPSTIMVQPGSADWKAMQENAGGAPFAPGATIKITPLETVIMNAEWAYDYGASVVTYPDPSTGDEIVLRDTYLLILKNEGDGWKPFREVASATPPPGGWPQAE, from the coding sequence ATGAAAATGAGACTCTTGGTTTCTGTTCTTGCTTTCTTCGCTTCGGTTGCTTGCTCGAGCCCATCGGATAGCACGCAGTATAACCCGCTCGATCGGGAAGCAGCATTAGAAGAGATCAACGCCGTTCGCGCGCAGTTTGAAAAAGTCATTGCTGATGGCGATATGGCTGCGCTGGGTGCGCTGGTCTATCCATCAACAATTATGGTTCAGCCTGGGTCTGCAGACTGGAAGGCGATGCAGGAGAACGCTGGCGGTGCGCCGTTCGCACCGGGCGCGACAATAAAAATTACGCCTCTCGAGACCGTCATTATGAATGCGGAATGGGCCTATGATTATGGCGCATCCGTTGTGACCTATCCCGATCCCTCGACAGGAGATGAAATTGTTCTTCGTGATACTTATCTGCTCATCTTGAAGAACGAAGGCGATGGCTGGAAGCCGTTTCGCGAAGTCGCCAGCGCAACCCCGCCGCCAGGCGGGTGGCCGCAAGCTGAATAA
- the folE gene encoding GTP cyclohydrolase I FolE — protein MAGQPRERTDEERARALEAVRELIRWIGDDPKREGLKDTPRRVVDAFLEYFQGYEECPETYLQRTFEQVGGYDEIVLLKDIPFHSHCEHHMAPIIGKAHVAYLPTDKVVGISKLARVVQAYARRLQVQERLTAEIADCIQKVLEPQGVAVVIEASHACMTARGVNTPGVSMTTSRMMGVFREDHKAREELMKLIVIK, from the coding sequence ATGGCTGGACAGCCGCGAGAAAGAACGGATGAAGAGCGCGCACGCGCCCTGGAGGCTGTGCGCGAACTCATCCGCTGGATCGGCGATGACCCGAAGCGGGAAGGCCTGAAAGATACGCCCCGGCGGGTAGTCGATGCATTCCTTGAGTATTTTCAGGGCTATGAAGAATGTCCCGAAACGTACCTGCAGCGAACTTTTGAACAGGTCGGCGGGTATGACGAAATCGTTCTGTTAAAAGACATTCCGTTTCATTCCCATTGTGAACACCATATGGCGCCAATCATCGGCAAGGCGCATGTGGCGTATCTGCCAACGGATAAAGTCGTCGGGATATCAAAACTCGCGCGCGTTGTTCAGGCTTATGCAAGGCGGTTGCAGGTGCAAGAACGGCTGACTGCCGAAATCGCCGATTGCATTCAGAAGGTGCTGGAACCACAGGGCGTAGCAGTGGTTATTGAGGCGTCACACGCATGCATGACTGCGCGCGGCGTTAATACACCCGGTGTTTCCATGACCACTAGCCGGATGATGGGCGTCTTTCGTGAAGACCACAAAGCGCGCGAAGAACTGATGAAACTGATTGTGATCAAATGA
- the prpB gene encoding methylisocitrate lyase, translating into MLFTKKSAAEKRADFRKGLASGKLLQFPGAFNPLCAQMIEGKGFDGVYISGAVMSADLCLPDIGIATMTEFVERGQQIARVTDLPAFIDIDTGFGEPMAAARTVRSMEEAGLAGCHIEDQVMPKRCGHLDGKEIVPTEIMIQRVKAAAEAKRDPNFVLIARSDARAVEGLDSAIDRMKAYVDAGADMIFPEAMKSEKEFEAVREALDVPILANMTEFGKSRLLNKKELEDLGFNVVIYPVTTLRLAMGACDVGLDRILKDGDQNGILDIMQHRRDLYDLLRYHDYNKFDESIYNFQVSDTPLE; encoded by the coding sequence ATGCTCTTCACCAAAAAATCCGCCGCTGAAAAACGCGCAGACTTTAGAAAAGGTCTCGCCTCAGGAAAGCTGCTTCAGTTTCCGGGCGCGTTTAACCCGCTCTGCGCCCAGATGATTGAAGGCAAGGGTTTTGACGGCGTTTATATTTCCGGCGCTGTCATGTCTGCCGATCTTTGCCTGCCGGATATCGGCATCGCTACCATGACGGAGTTCGTCGAACGTGGACAACAGATTGCTCGCGTAACCGATCTTCCGGCATTCATCGATATCGACACCGGCTTCGGCGAGCCCATGGCGGCGGCGCGCACTGTGCGTTCGATGGAAGAGGCAGGTCTCGCCGGTTGCCACATCGAAGATCAGGTCATGCCGAAACGTTGCGGGCATCTCGACGGCAAGGAGATCGTCCCGACGGAAATCATGATCCAGCGGGTAAAAGCAGCGGCCGAAGCCAAGCGCGACCCGAATTTCGTCTTGATCGCCCGTTCCGATGCGCGCGCCGTCGAAGGTCTCGACAGCGCCATCGACCGGATGAAAGCCTATGTGGACGCCGGCGCCGACATGATTTTTCCGGAAGCGATGAAGTCGGAAAAAGAGTTTGAAGCAGTGCGAGAGGCGCTCGATGTGCCGATCCTCGCTAACATGACGGAGTTCGGCAAGTCGCGTTTGCTCAATAAAAAAGAACTCGAAGATCTCGGTTTCAACGTAGTGATCTATCCGGTCACGACCTTGCGCCTCGCTATGGGCGCCTGCGATGTGGGGCTCGACCGCATTCTAAAAGACGGCGACCAGAACGGCATTCTCGACATCATGCAGCACCGGCGTGATCTCTACGATCTCTTACGCTATCACGACTACAACAAATTCGATGAGTCGATTTACAATTTCCAGGTTAGCGATACGCCGCTGGAATAA
- a CDS encoding sensor histidine kinase, whose translation MNHELRTPLNAIIGFATMLRDSEDYELGADQRVTYAEYILQSADLLLGHINTLLDVAALDSGKVELNSDVIDFSTLLNDAINRVLVRAEAAGVAIERLEGDADVLGWGDADRIGQATDHLLHTAVKMSEEGGKVLVRVSQTDKGWAEIAIRDEGDGLSNEELYEALEVFNETLRGLDRSWMGPGVGYAIAKTFVEMQGGRFSIESRLDEGTLVQIALPPPNIDVKPIEDSEQDETEQTMPERKNDAA comes from the coding sequence ATGAACCATGAACTTCGAACGCCGCTGAATGCGATTATCGGCTTTGCGACTATGCTGCGCGACAGTGAAGATTATGAGCTTGGCGCGGATCAGCGCGTTACCTACGCTGAATATATTCTTCAGTCTGCCGATTTGCTGTTGGGGCACATCAATACGCTGCTGGATGTCGCGGCGCTCGATAGCGGCAAGGTTGAGCTGAACAGCGACGTGATTGATTTCAGCACGCTCCTGAACGACGCCATCAATCGCGTGCTGGTGCGGGCTGAGGCTGCTGGGGTCGCCATAGAGCGGCTAGAGGGCGATGCGGACGTGCTCGGCTGGGGTGATGCGGACCGTATCGGCCAGGCTACTGATCATTTGTTGCATACCGCCGTTAAAATGAGCGAGGAGGGCGGCAAGGTGCTGGTCCGTGTCTCGCAGACAGACAAGGGTTGGGCCGAAATCGCTATTCGTGATGAGGGTGACGGCCTCAGTAATGAAGAGCTGTACGAGGCGCTGGAAGTTTTCAATGAAACCCTGCGCGGCCTTGATCGCTCATGGATGGGGCCGGGTGTTGGCTACGCCATCGCGAAAACATTCGTCGAAATGCAAGGCGGGCGTTTCAGCATTGAGAGTCGTCTGGACGAGGGGACGCTTGTCCAGATCGCGCTGCCGCCGCCAAATATAGACGTCAAACCAATCGAAGACTCTGAACAAGACGAGACTGAACAAACCATGCCGGAGAGAAAGAATGACGCCGCCTAG